The Oncorhynchus clarkii lewisi isolate Uvic-CL-2024 unplaced genomic scaffold, UVic_Ocla_1.0 unplaced_contig_449_pilon_pilon, whole genome shotgun sequence genome includes the window gatacagtgtttatttacattgtttctaaacattggagtaaaaaaagcttatttgggttctgatggggtacaacagttgaactaagctcatgaggcatgtgttatattcttgGCTATAcataaataatttacaaatacAGTGTTGGTTCACATTGTttctataaatatatacagtgcatttggaaagtattcagacccactttttccacattttgctacgttacatccttattctaaaattgattaaatgaaatgttttcctcattaatctacacacaatacactctAATGATAACatgaaaaactttttttttgcacatttattaaaataaaaaacatgaataccttatttacataagtatttagaccctaaattgagatcaggtgcatcctgtttcctgactctcagaccatgagaaacaagattctctggtctgttgaaacctagattaaactctttggcctgaatgacaagcatcacgtctggcaccaacctggcaccatccctatggcgGCAGGAACTGGAGGACTAGTCAGGCTTGAGGGAACTAGTCAGCATTGAGggtaagatgaacagagcaagtacagagtacagagagatccttgatgaaaatcttctccagagcgctcagaacctcagactggggtgaaggttcaccttccaacaggacaaagactctaagcacacagccaagacaacgcaggagtggctctgGGACAAGACTGAATACTTTTTTCtatgcagagaacaatgggagacaGTCCCcaaagtgtgccaagcttgtagtgtcatacccaagaagcctcaaggctgtaattgctgccataaaagtactgaggaaagggtctgaatacttattaaaTCTGAttttagttgttgttttttgcaaAACTGTCTAAAAatctgttgtgtgtagattgatgtttgaaaatatatatatatttaaaccgTTTTAAAAAAGGCATAACATAATGAGGTAAAAGCCAATGGGTCTGAATCATTTAAACGTCCACATATGGATGAGGCAGTTGTAGATTTACTCATTTATAGccacacatcagttcaacaactgcagagtttgtgcctctgtatttaagacagtacttactagtgttaattagggcccggtttcccaaaaccatTTTATGACTAAGTTCATCGTTACCATCGGACGccttaagatgcgtttgggaaacTGGGCCCAGATATCccgtttcctcctcttcttcctccgccTTTTTGGatgtgacagtcatctccccctcctcctctttcactccaaaaactgcatcctcctctttctcttcctcctcttctttcactctgaacgtGTCTTCCTCTTCTTTAACTGAAACgtatttctcttcttctttcacggtaacagcctcaccctctacttcttcctcctcctctttcacgagaccctctttctccgtccagcagacctcctctccttttgcaggaggagagtagcttagtgaactcatggtcgtggatgttagctagctaggctaatgaaTGAGCAGCAATCTAAATTGCCATGAGCAGACCAATAACAtcgtaaatatgaaattaaatcggataactaactaCACGACAGAAGTGggtttaaaacacagtggctaataTACACTAAAGCGTCTAAAGAGCTTTATTGGTTCGTCTATTTTGTCTAtcaagctaccgaggtggctgacgagctgttgctgctgttgaaagaagcgttccgtccactagattatacgtcacaccaacAGCATCGCCTTAAAGTCTcagaccgccatctgctgactggagtgggtaacgcagatGAGTAAAATGTCGAGTTTATATTCAGACAAAAAGTTAATCGgtaggaagcatgagtttttacCCACCAATGTAACAACACAGTGTGGTTAAAGACTTAGTAACGTAGAAGCAGTCACAATCTAGTTGCCTATATGTGTAAACTGTTATGTTTTCTCGTTATTACTGTAACGACCCTGGATTTATAAGCGTGGATATCGACTCTGCCGCTTGAGCATGcgtttgcggcacagtcgatagcgcgcccgggctagaaggtcgagggttcgagacctgcgtCCTGTTATTTCATTACACTACATATTTATTAACTTCCGATATCTTCTAAACTACCTACAAGGCACTATTTCTCAACGTCATATTGATATACTATATATAAACAGTAACATTGATTTACTCTGTGCTACCGAGTTTGTATGCTAACTTTTTACATGCTGACAAACCTGACGCGTTTGTCACGAGCATGTTCATTTTGTCCAACCAGACTAGATCAGCAGTTTGAAATATCAAAaatgaaccaactatattaattgtGGGACTGTTCGAAAAACAAACATTCGTTGCAATTTAGacagcttgctgttgctagctcaattgtcctgggatataaacatggaGTTGtgaatttcaggtaaaataacaatgtcctctactctgacacttAATCCACAGATATAACGGTAAACCGAGTTTGTTTCTAGTTATCCTACTTCAGGCTTCTTCTTGTGAGTCAAATACTAAATGTTCAGTGATTGTTAGGTGGTTTACATAATTAACTTTCCTTACTAACCTTCTAAAAGTTGACGCGCCAAAATCTTACCAAACCATTCATTATTCTACTAACTATGCTCACCAATGTAGCTGACCGATGTAGAGAGACAAGTGCAGAATGTTTTTTTGTGATGTTGGTAATACAGTTGAAACATTTATACGTAATTGGTGCCTGGTCACATGTCAACCTCTTTACTGTGTTGCCACCATGCTcgataccagtgtaacagtataactttagaccgtcccctcgcccatacccgggcgccgAACCAGGgaacctctgcacacatcaacaacagtctcCCACGAAGCATTGTTACGTCAGCGAtcgaaacgctatttagcgcgcaccaccgctaacaaGCTAGCCGTTTCACGTCTGTTACACTTAGGAGTCATTAAGACAAGTGCCTTAGCAGAATGTTTTTTGTGATGGGGTAATGCAGTTTAAACatttgaggcatttataagtaaataatacaaaataatttgcagttgaagtcagaagtttacatgcacttaggttggagtcattaaaactaatttttcaaccactccacaaatttcttgctaacaaactatagtttttgtcaaatcagttaggacatctactttgtgcatgacacgtaatttttccaacaattctttacagacagttcatttcacttgtaattccctgtatcacaattacagtgggtcagaagtttacatacactatgttgactgtgcatttaaacagcttggaaaattccagaaaattatgtcatattttagaagcatctgataggctaattgacataatttgagtcaattggaggtgtacctgtggatgtatttcgaggcctaccttcaaattcagtgcttctttgcttgacatcatgggaaaatcaaaagaaatcagccaagacctcagaaaaaagattgtagaccttcacaagtctggttcatccttgggaacaatttccaaacgcctgaaggtaccacgttcatctgtacaaacaatagtccgcaagtataaacaccatgggatcatgcagctgtcataccgctcaggaaggagacgcgttctgtctcccagagatgaacgtactttggtgcgaaaagtgcaaatcattcccagaacaacatcaaaagacctagtgaagatgctggaggaaacaggtataacagaatctatatccacagtaaaacaagtcctatatcaacataacctgaaaggccgctcgacaaggaagaagccacggctccaaaaccaccataaaaaaagccagactatggtttgcaactgcacatggggacacagattgtactttttggagaaatgtcccctggtctgatgaaacaaaaatagaactgtttggccataatgaccatcgttatgtttggaggaaaaagggtgaggcttgcaagccgaagaacaccatcccaaccgtgaagcacgggggtggcagcatcatgttgtgggggtgctttgctgcaggaggactggtgcacttcacaaaatagatggcatcgcgaggaaggaaaattatgtggatatattgaagcaacatctcaagacatcagtcaggaagttaaagcttgatcgcaaaagggtcttccaaatggacagtgaccccaagcatacttccaaagttgtggtaaaatggcttaaggacaacaaagtcaaggtgttggagtggccatcacaaagcccttacctcaatcctatagaaatgttgtcgGCAGAAccgaaaaagcatgtgcgagcatggaggcctacaaacctgactcagttacaccagctctgtcaggaggaataggccaaaattcacccaacttattgtgggaagcttgtgaaggctacccaaaacatttgacccaagttaaacaatttaaaggcaatgctaccaaatactaattgagtgtatgtaaacttctgatccactgggagtATGTTGGTACCCtcttcagatctgtgcctcgacacaatcctgtctcagagctctacggacgatTCCTCCtaccatggcttggttttttgctctgacatgcactctcaactgtggcacaggtgtgtgcctttctaaataatttccaatcaattgactttacctcaggtggactccaattaagttgtagaaacatctcaaggatgatcaatagaaacaagatgcacctgagctcaatttcaggtctcttagaaaagggtctgaatacttaagtaaataagttttttctgttttttatttttaatacatttgcaaacatttctagaacatgttttcactttgtcacgatggggtattgtgtgtagattgatgaggaaaatgttttattaaatcaaatttagaataaggctgtaatgtaacaaaatatggaaaaagtcaaggggtctgaatactttccgaatgcactgcaggTCTTCTCCATTAATGGGAGATGGACATTTAAACTGATCAACTGACTTGTTGACTGATCCTGAAAGGAATTTTATAATATCTGTACATTATAGCAACACCTGTAATTACAAAAGCACAATGATGAATATAAGGtaaggtctgggacaaggtaggcATTAAGGTTAGCAGTTagccattagggttagcagttagccattaaggttagcagtgtggttatggttaaggttatttaaggtaagggttagttagccattagggttagcagtgtggtaaaggttagggttatttAAGGTAAAGTCCGGGACAAggtaggcattagggttagcagttagccattagggttagcagttagccattagggttagcagttagccattagggttagcagtgtggttaaggttatagATTTTATGACTGTGGTACTAAGTTGAACCTCTTGAGgagaaagtaatctaaaagtaatccGATTACATTAGTGAGTTTGGGGAATCCAACAGTTATGTTACTGATGACACTTttagacaggtaactagtaactaacagATTACTGATGAGACTTttagacaggtaactagtaactaacagattacatttagaaagtaacctatccAACCCTGGATACAGTATAAAGGTCTCTCCATGGGTGGGAGATGGACATTTCCGATGATCAACACCCTCTTTATATTACTGACTTGTTGACTGATtgatccattcatccttccatcctcAGCCTTCCTCTTCTCTGAAGACCCAGTGAGGGTGGAGCTCAGTCTGAGAGCTTTTGAGGGACTGGTTAGGAAGGACACTTCTACAGCCAGAGGTGTGAGAGGTCACACATGGTTTAGATGGTAAATATGTATGTCCCCTTGGGAATAcagatctgttggtcacagatactctGGCAATTCCGAACACAATGCCCATCCTGGCAGATCTAAACCTAATGCAGCACATCGTGATTTTTGTGCATCCAGAGCTAATGCAGCTTGGAATGATCAGATGACAGAAGTCACATTTAGGTGCCAGGCGTAACTGAGGCCATAGATGCTCCATATGTGTTTCTTTCTGTGTTGCAggggcagtcaagaaatggaatggcaaggccacagaacatgacataagcagagctgtgggagaccacctcaagccccTGGTAGAGCCGGGGGTGGTGTTTACCACTCCACCACGCCTTCAGCAGGCTGGAAAAGTGGGATTGATCTGTTTGATCCAGTAGTTGAATCCTTTGACGTATTGTTGATTTCAACATTTTTCATATTCAACAAAAAATGCACTGGATTGGTTAAAGTTGGAAATTGGGTTAATTTGTTTGGTaatatattcaaatcaaatcaagctttatttatacagcacatttcagacatggaatacAACACAATGGGCTTCAGAGGGAAAAACGATgacaataaaaatataaatatttccaacacaacaaataggaaaaagaataacaataaaaactgaaaaGACTAATGATCATTCTAAGGAAAAGACATTGATTAAAATAGTAGGAATAGGATGTAACATCCAACCAGAAATATAAGCTAGTTTTACTACAATGTTAGTAAACAATATAATTGTACCAATAAAAACTCAGTTATTAATCATAATTATTTACGCGACTAAGTGTTACAAATATTACGAAATATCAAAACCGAATGTACACCCCTTTGTTAATATGTAGTGGCAATACTTCACTTAATGGTGAGGCAaggaataataaaacatgtatattttgtcaggctgaatgtttgaaatatgaggtgatttgagtcatgcttcttcagtagtggaataaagacaaTTAGCGCTTGAATGTTGTCaagaaatactggagtgatgtcagattgttaatAAAATTGATTATAAACTAATTTATTATACTTCGTCCATGTGTATAGGCTGCAAGTACGTTGAAATTACGATGTTTTCGAGTCATTGAAAAAAAACGAAATATTTTCAACTACAACGTAGTTTTCTTTTCATAACGCAACACTTTTTGGTAAACTCTTTCATTTCAATCCATagctgaaatcaatagaacaggaCAAACATTTAGGGGGTTCTTCACTATGACATCATTATCTTACTCCTATTGCATTGTGACATTTTTTTTCCATTGATATAACGTATCTCTTGTCACATTGAGCACAGCTATggtgtttctctcctgtgtgtgttctctggtgtagttTTAAAAAGTCCTGAttaaacaaaactcttcccacagtcagagctaGTGTTAAAGTGTATTTCCCGTGTGTTTTCTCTGGTGCAAAGTCAGCTCTCTAGATTCAGTAAAACTCTTCTCACATTgaacaactccttcatgtatgcattgtctgatgtttaatcagtgatcttttatcagagtatctcttgtcacattgatcacagctatgaggtttctctcctgtgtgtgttctctggtgtgattttaAAAGTCCTGAggaaacaaaactcttcccacagtcagagcattggtaaggtttctctcctgtgtgtattctctggtgtactATCAGGCTGCTTAAGTGcctaaaactcctcccacatagatgacagctataaggtttctgtcctgtgtgtgttctctggtgtgattttaaatgtcctgacaaaacaaaacacttccCACAATCAGAGCAACTATAAGCTTTTTCTCTTCTATGGATTCTCTGGTGTATTTTTAGGGTTGCTAAAGAGGTGCAACTCTTCCCACAATTAGAGCAGCAGTGAGGTTTCTCTCCAATGTGTTTTTTCTGGTGTACTTTTAGTGAATCTGATCTTGagtaactcttcccacagtcagagcagtggtgAGACTTCTTCcctgtgtgaattctctggtgtgccTTCAGTGAATCTGATCTTGAGTAACTCTTCCCACAGACAGAGCAGCGGTGAGAtttcttccctgtgggtctctgctggggtttcttgaggtgttctgatgtggagagactcttctctgcctcgtcagcttcatgatgttgttgaggctccccagaggatccacgattgtcatgtctctctcctgtgtgaacaacaaaatCAGACAGATGgtttaaaggcccacaacagcagaaatccactgTTTATTTGAGCTAAAAGGTGCTCcccatgatgttgtacaacaatttACATCCTTAATGAATGTTTAAATGCTTTTACAAACTTATTTGGCCATTATCTTAAAAAGACAGTCAAGTGAGCAACAATAGacttattttgtattattgtttCCACAGTAGTATAGTGGATGATTCTAGGCtataaatacattattacagtTGCTTAAAACCGAAGCGTGTCAGATTACatttagtattttattatttAGAAAGGGAATACTTTCACCAAATTGTCTAAATGGATTCTCTGAACATTATATCACCAGGTTCCCCCAATAGGCAAACTATTAACAGTATTTATATCACCAGGTTCCCCCATTAGGCAAACCATGAACAGTATTTATCTCACCAGGTTCCCCCATTAAGCAAACCATGAACAGTATTTATATCACCAGGTTCCCCCAAACCATTAACAGTATTTATCTCACCAGGTTCCCCCATTAGGCAAACCATTAACAGTATTTATCTCACCAGGTTCCCCCATTAGGCAAACCATTAACAGTATTTATATCACCAAGATCCCCCAAACCATTAACAGTATTTTTGATACCAGTACTGTACTCAGGACAACACTGGTATTGAAAGATGTAACAACACTTTGCATGTAGTTCATGATGACAATATTAGTATATCGAAGTATAGTATATGGAACTTTGACATCTCCACGGTAACAGAGAGCAGGATGTGCCATTTGACAGAGAAGCCTTGAGTCACAGAATGGACTCTCTTTCTTGTGAATGTCCCAGCCTCCACATCATCTCCACCAATCACAGAATGGACTCTCTTTCTCGTgtatgtcccagccccctcatcaTCTCCACCCATCATGGCTATGCTACATTCTGTATTTTCTCCATGTCTAAACAGCTTTgtgaaatcacattttatttatatttccaGATCACATAAGAGTTTGTTATTAAAGCACATGAAACTTCACATGTTCAAGGAggaatttctgccaaaaaaataGACATTTTGAAAGAAATATATAGTTTTTTttatgttcaaatgcctctcctgtgaagtagtggcTTGCGACAAACACCCAGCTTTCTGTAACGGATCACACACCTGACCGACCGGCTCGATCCTGTCTTATGTAGAGACATTAGGAATGGTGTTTttaacattggataaaagtagagactcggcGCTAGAAAacgcaaggctgtaatcgctgccaaatgtgcttcaaaacaaagtattgagtaaagggtctgaatactgttaaTGTGATGTATCAGATATTGTTTAGGGTATTTTATGGAGATTGATACGGGGGAAAAatagatttaatccattttagaatacggctgtaacgtaagaaaatgtgtaTAGTCGACTGAATGGGGtcagttatagaaagacccatttaCTATATAACCGTTGATTCTTGAAGAGAATagaacttagaaatgcctcaaaTGTTTCAACTGTATTACCCCCATCAGAAACCAAAACATAAGCTCGTATAACTCCACTGTTTGTAAactaacactgtatagcctcattatgacatcatgtatgaattctagaatatactatatagcctagaaacctggttaaactatcattaggacatcatggatgaattctagaatatactatacagcctagaaacctggttaaactatcattatgacatcatggatagCCAGTCCTTGTATTCATTGTGTAGTGAATTCAGGGTGAGGccctgagctgaactcaaacctgggtccagcgactgtcaagtCAACACCTTTTAACTGTTAAgccaagatgtctgaacttcttgacgaggtcgctaggtgttgggttatggTTTCTACAATATCGTTCTCTATGAATGTGAGAGTGGTTACACTTCTCCAgccccccatccctcagctgtttaccaaaccaaGTCTCTGGGCTGACATTTTTTTCTATTTAAAACCTGTCCCTCTAAAAAAGCCACATCCATcaatctgcagttgaaacaataacaaagttgTCATTCCGCCATTGTTTAGGTAATAAGATGATggatgggactggagaaatgtaactactctcaaattcatagacagacctatggatgcaaggactgaccatccatgatatcaacattatagttttaaccatgttgaggttatacagtgttggtttacattgtttctaaacattggagaaaaaaaagcttatttggggatctgatggtgtacaacagttgaactaagctcatgaggcatgtgttatattcttcatgaatcaatggctataaataaataatttaaaagtccAAATATGGATGTAGAAACTACAGATTTCCCGTTTAACACCACACATCATTTCAACAACTGCAGTTTGTGCCTCTGTATTTAAGACAatacttactagtgttaatcacGGCCCGGTTTCTCAAAACCATTTCACGGCTAACTTCATTGTTAGAACCACTGGATAAATTAAGATGgctttgggaaaccgggcccagatatccagtttcctcctcttcttcctcctcctttttcgatgtaacagtcatctcctcctcctcctctttcactccataaACTgcatcctctttctcttcctcctcctcttcttttactgtaacatcctcctcctctttcactctgaacgcgtcttcctcttctttcactgaaacgtctttctcttcttctttcactgtaacagcctcatcctctaCTTGTTTTTCTATTGTAACAtccccctcttcatcctcctttttCACTCTGAAcgagtcttcctcttctttcactgaaacagCCTCACCATCTACTTGTTTTTCTAGtgtaacagcctcctctttcaccagagcttctttctccgtccaggagacctcctcttctttaacgggaGGAGAGTAGCTCAGTGAACTCATGGTcggagatgttagctagctaggctaatgctaacttaactTAATAAAACTTAACTAGATGACCAATAACAACaccgtaaatatgaaattaaatcggATAACTTAGTAGACGACAGAAGTGggtttaaaacacagtggctaaCATACACTAAAGCGTCTAAAGATCTTTATTGGTTCGTCTattttgtctagcaagctacggaggtgtctgactaactgttgctgctgctgaaagaagcgttccgtccactacaTTATACGTCACACCAACAGCATCGCCTTAAAGTCTCAaaccgccatctgctgactggagtgggtaacgcagttgagaaaaatgtatctattatattttCAGACATGTTAAACGgtaggaagcatgagtttttactcaccaatGTAACAACACATTGTGGTTAAAGACTTAGTAACTTAGTTGTAGTCACGATCTGGTTacctataatatatataataatataatatgtagGTCTTATACTAGCTCGGTGGCTAACGTCAGCAACACATCATGCTCTTCACCGACTGTGTGTCCAAAGATTTGTGTAACTAACCCAGATAGACcagagcctgtcgtttccaatgggagcaaattaatcCTAGTGGGCAGAGACAAGGACGAGCAAGagagatcctattggcgcattctagtatttatttgcatatttcctttagggaacgcctactctgtgaagtttACCGGTGTGAAATAACTCAATACTcccttgcactccttctaaacaatgcAATTACTTTGAAACTTTGGCAAAACGTCATGTCTTCAAAACGTAGTCCACTCTGTTAGTTACAGGTTCTAGTtatggaaacagaaaactgtattgagatcaaacgtTTCATCGATGGGAAAATCAGCAGAATGTCGGCCAGAATCCATCTTGCTCTATCTTCtaccactgggcttcctctcatcaccacatTTGTTGGGAGTGAAAACCGTCAACCGGATGCCTCACATTTATACGTCAGGTGAAACATCTGGCTCATTGTTCTGTAGTTTTTATTATTAGGTGGTGGGCCGAAGCTAAAAAGAGTGAAGTTAATCGGTCCCAGTCGAGAGAGGATCCTGATTTTTTGTATAGCACAGTCAAATATTGTTATGATGACTATAACATTTGTTGGCACCTGCAATTCTTGCACATCTTCtcataaaaaataatattttaacacggtctgtctgtctgtctgctcaggCAACCTTACCGAACTCCTAAACTTGGAACCAATCAGAGGTCCCGTACAGACCCCTGGTGATGTAGGCAGCCAATGGCCCGCTTTTATCTACGATGTAACTACAGCCTCTTGTGAAAACGTGATCTGCTGTCTGATGAAGAGAAACAGATATATCTAGCTCCCAAAGACTGAAATGAGATAAATATATGTTTTACAGTGCACTTGAAATATTAAAGTTGCAATAAGAATTATCTTGATATAtagcctagctagctactgtaaataTCAATTAGTGTTTCAATAGCTAGCTCTCATTCATTGAATTACATTTTGAgtcatatttagatttgtttaacactttttcgttactacatgattccatgtgttatttcatagttttgatgtcttcactattattattattattctacaatgtagaaaatagtataaataaagaaaaaccctggaatgagtaggcgtgtccaaacttttgactggtactatataaaAATGTGATAaagtataaaacattttttaaatataaatttgCAAAACGATCtacaaatctgtttttgctttgtcattatggggtattgtgtgtagattgatgaggatttttaaaaaatgttttaatacattttagagaaagtctgtaacataacaaaaagtggaaaaagtcaaggggtctgaatactttcagaaggcactgtccAAAAAGTAGCACATATTAGAACGTATTCTCTAACGGTGCATCTCTGAGCTAAGGTTAACTCAATCATTTAATGCTAAGACATCAATATTAGCTCCTTGTTCCTCAGCCTTAATAATAGTTGCATAATGGTAAACCTGGACACTTGCATCTTATAGTATTCTGAGTGGTGACGATAGACTCACAACCTTGGCTATACCCACTGGATTCTATTACGGGCCCTAAACCTAGACACTTGCATCTTATAGTATTCTGAGTGGTGACGATAGACTCACAACCTTGGCTATACCCACTGGATTCTATTACGGGCCCTATAGCATTCACATGGTAATGGAGTCAGATTGATGATTGTAgtttattattattcaacatcATTATTACACTGCAAAATGGAGACCCCTCATCCTCAGTCGATGGGGATTTCCATCAACCTACACAATGGTTGGATAATTTCCATCAACCTACATAATGGT containing:
- the LOC139394683 gene encoding zinc finger protein 391-like, which translates into the protein MSSLSYSPPVKEEEVSWTEKEALVKEEAVTLEKQVDGEAVSVKEEEDSFRVKKEDEEGDVTIEKQVEDEAVTVKEEEKDVSVKEEEDAFRVKEEEDVTVKEEEEEEKEDAVYGVKEEEEEMTVTSKKEEEEEEETGYLGPVSQSHLNLSSGSNNEVSREMVLRNRAVINTRERHDNRGSSGEPQQHHEADEAEKSLSTSEHLKKPQQRPTGKKSHRCSVCGKSYSRSDSLKAHQRIHTGKKSHHCSDCGKSYSRSDSLKVHQKKHIGEKPHCCSNCGKSCTSLATLKIHQRIHRREKAYSCSDCGKCFVLSGHLKSHQRTHTGQKPYSCHLCGRSFRHLSSLIVHQRIHTGEKPYQCSDCGKSFVSSGLLKSHQRTHTGEKPHSCDQCDKRYSDKRSLIKHQTMHT